The Doryrhamphus excisus isolate RoL2022-K1 chromosome 18, RoL_Dexc_1.0, whole genome shotgun sequence genome contains a region encoding:
- the LOC131106272 gene encoding taste receptor type 1 member 3: MAVGFHLLVLCWTLTHCVGSPAWFQNISTSIFQLTGDIMLGGLFSINELTSNLSQRTEPNDISCERLNELELGLALVMKYTVDEINANQTLLPGIKLGYKIYDTCKQAAVIVRPTVSFLTNKNNRTLSVQCNYTDYETSVVAVIGPYNSEMVVVIGKLLGFFLMPQISFGATSDKFSNKHIYPSFLRTVPSDKWQVDLMVLLLKEFGWNWVAVVGSDEEYGQQGTQEFTKLAETMSVCVAYKGLIPVYSDPAATIRTIVDNIQTTKVKVVVVFSLPEPAAVFFKEVINRNITGVWIASTSWVVHHLLTSLPGMEKIGTVIGFADTTRKLHLLPAYTEVLLTKLSEEKMKPVAPELHNPCPQCWNLTPANISLVLDPGVQQAAFRVYAAIYSVAKALHNMLSCSSSSCDWDTETKILPWKLLRVLRNMSFDINGTHLEFDSNGNPNIGFTVVEWIWKKLQLDFAVVGSFNQELSINKSLFKWHTEDSQIPESTCSAECGIGQVRRVKGFHSCCFDCIDCLPGTYQANHEDIQCTQCPEGQWSQTRSTNCTRPTFEVLSWDTPEALEVVLGGLLLLLCQGAVAVIFLRHRQTPMVAASGGPWSFLVLFSLIGACLSVVLFLGHPGNLVCRLQLPLISILQTFAVSVIASISLQIFFLTEFHDKAAPHLQKLKGPACWLFLIICWALQACFCIWYSQESTLLSEYVANMKIDFMRTFLSCPITPAFGLGLMQSCNFVLALVSFMCTFLAVKPPHQYNLARDITFSTLIYCVIWGTFIPIYIGLREKSKLFVMISFNLMSNFGLVAAYYFPKCYLLLRKPGLNTSEYFCTFLEGAPLTSAKEEPQPQQGK; encoded by the exons ATGGCTGTAGGTTTTCATCTCCTGGTTCTGTGTTGGACACTGACTCACTGTGTGGGTTCACCTGCTTGGTTCCAGAATATTTCCACCAGCATCTTTCAACTTACTGGGGATATTATGCTTGGCGGGCTGTTTTCCATCAACGAGCTAACCAGTAACCTTTCCCAGAGGACAGAGCCCAACGACATCAGCTGTGAACG ttTGAATGAGTTAGAACTGGGCCTTGCACTGGTGATGAAATACACAGTGGATGAGATCAATGCCAACCAAACACTGCTCCCTGGCATCAAGCTAGGGTACAAAATCTACGACACCTGCAAGCAAGCCGCCGTCATTGTGAGGCCCACCGTCTCCTTCCTGACCAACAAAAACAACCGCACGCTATCTGTGCAGTGCAATTACACCGACTACGAGACCAGTGTGGTGGCTGTGATCGGGCCCTATAACTCGGAAATGGTGGTGGTGATTGGGAAACTACTGGGATTTTTTCTCATGCCGCAG ATCAGCTTCGGTGCCACCAGCGACAAATTCAGCAACAAGCACATCTACCCATCCTTTTTACGCACAGTGCCCAGCGACAAATGGCAAGTGGACCTCATGGTGCTCCTGCTGAAAGAGTTTGGGTGGAACTGGGTGGCAGTGGTGGGCAGCGACGAAGAGTACGGACAACAGGGAACACAGGAATTCACCAAACTAGCTGAAACCATGTCCGTGTGCGTAGCCTACAAGGGGCTGATTCCTGTCTACTCTGACCCTGCAGCCACAATCCGAACCATTGTGGACAACATCCAAACCACAAAGGTCAAAGTAGTGGTGGTGTTTTCTCTTCCAGAACcagctgcagttttttttaaagag GTGATCAATAGGAACATAACAGGTGTATGGATTGCCAGCACAAGTTGGGTGGTTCATCATCTGCTGACTTCCCTCCCTGGTATGGAAAAAATCGGTACCGTCATCGGATTCGCTGACACAACACGGAAGCTACATCTGCTACCGGCCTACACGGAGGTGCTCCTCACCAAACTGAGCGAGGAGAAGATGAAGCCTGTAGCGCCTGAGCTCCACAATCCCTGTCCACAATGTTGGAACTTGACACCAGCAAATATAAGCCTCGTCCTGGATCCTGGAGTGCAGCAAGCTGCTTTTCGAGTTTATGCTGCCATCTACAGTGTGGCAAAGGCGTTGCATAACATGCTAAGCTGTAGTTCAAGCTCGTGCGACTGGGATACAGAGACCAAAATTCTTCCATGGAAG ctctTGAGGGTTTTACGTAACATGTCTTTTGACATTAATGGCACGCATTTAGAGTTTGACAGCAATGGCAATCCCAACATCGGATTCACAGTGGTGGAGTGGATCTGGAAAAAGTTGCAACTGGATTTTGCTGTTGTTGGAAGTTTCAACCAAGAACTGTCCATCAACAAATCTCTTTTCAAATGGCATACTGAAGACTCTCAG ATCCCCGAATCCACCTGTTCAGCAGAATGTGGCATAGGCCAAGTACGAAGAGTCAAAGGCTTTCATTCGTGCTGTTTCGATTGCATTGACTGTTTGCCCGGCACTTATCAGGCCAACCATG AGGACATCCAGTGTACCCAGTGTCCAGAGGGCCAGTGGTCCCAGACCAGAAGTACTAACTGCACTAGACCCACCTTTGAGGTTTTGTCCTGGGACACACCAGAAGCACTGGAAGTGGTGCTGGgcgggctgctgctgctgctatgtCAGGGTGCAGTGGCCGTCATCTTCCTACGGCATCGGCAGACCCCCATGGTGGCGGCCTCTGGTGGGCCCTGGAGCTTTCTGGTGCTTTTCAGCCTGATTGGAGCCTGCCTCAGTGTGGTGCTCTTCCTGGGCCATCCGGGGAATTTGGTGTGTCGTCTTCAGCTGCCTCTGATCTCCATTTTACAAACGTTTGCCGTCTCCGTTATCGCCTCGATTTCCCTGCAG ATATTCTTTCTAACAGAATTCCATGACAAGGCTGCTCCTCACCTGCAAAAACTGAAAGGACCTGCTTGCTGGCTGTTTTTGATCATATGTTGGGCTTTGCAAGCATGTTTCTGCATCTGGTACAGCCAAGAAAGCACCTTGTTGTCGGAGTATGTGGCAAACATGAAAATCGACTTCATGAGAACCTTCTTGTCATGCCCGATCACACCTGCTTTTGGACTGGGCTTGATGCAGAGCTGCAACTTTGTATTGGCCCTCGTGTCGTTCATGTGCACCTTTCTGGCGGTGAAACCTCCTCATCAGTATAACCTGGCCAGGGACATCACCTTTTCCACGTTAATCTATTGTGTGATTTGGGGAACCTTCATTCCAATATACATAGGTCTGCGTGAAAAGAGTAAGCTTTTTGTTATGATTTCCTTTAATCTGATGAGCAACTTCGGACTTGTGGCAGCTTACTATTTCCCAAAATGTTACCTCCTGTTGAGAAAACCCGGGCTCAATACCTCGGAATATTTCTGTACCTTCCTGGAGGGAGCGCCGCTGACATCTGCcaaggaggagccacagccacAGCAGGGCAAATAA
- the odad1 gene encoding coiled-coil domain-containing protein 114, whose translation MPKGKLSKSARSDSSDVDIDGTELEKAKLLRQYRIMDGDRQAYSIQTRQQMHKQLQEIENLRAEQEELQHKLGACKSLSRQKKDKKDAACLHALMEQKDSLEVELEKEVQQQKEIEKEISSMEMKLKELRKGEASTSDTQRSAARRNQRAIRTMENKLEGALTRFNEQLTKNSHLREELQTLHIERVRFQRLHDRLVQEIQEVRKTIGEAITVSTAAHDARVEAQSKLAMMREKADKEVSHYNTEMRELERVISHECGLKDFITTKYSEKSQDDEQEEAGPGQLSGVRDQRMTDPAEESQDDLEAFFERIRSVTGEDDLDLLVTRFIQAEDRNFALFNFVNEQNNEAEVLQDQISQIQEEMERFRQRGLQQEEDHHALLRDIDVQQKEAQVQAQDYENRADILNKNLKEIKTGVSNIFSKVAPDISAMEDSISDNNMMSYLGVVEQKTNELLTIHAFLDNKDVGKEYNPSDLPKFLFGQTPEMLQANLQPTVQSVEYDVDNPPVTDEEERPLSQGELRRRILEGVVQRENHMTTKSSKTSPRVVADTH comes from the exons ATGCCCAAGGGAAAATTATCCAAAAGTGCCCGTTCAGATAGCAGTGATGTAGATATTGATGGGACAG AATTAGAAAAAGCAAAGCTGTTGAGACAGTACAGAATCATGGATGGAGACCGCCAGGCCTACAGCATTCAGACCCGACAGCAGATGCATAAACAACT ACAAGAGATAGAGAACCTGAGGGCGGAGCAGGAGGAGCTGCAACATAAACTGGGTGCTTGTAAGAGCTTGTCCCGTCAAAAGAAAGACAAGAAGGATGCAGCATGCCTTCATGCACTGATGGAGCAGAAAGACTCGCTGGAAGTGGAATTGGAGAAAGAAGTACAGCAGCAAAAAGAGATAGAGAAAGAG ATCTCAAGCATGGAGATGAAGCTGAAAGAGCTGAGAAAAGGAGAGGCCAGCACAAGTGACACTCAAAGGTCTGCAGCGAGGCGAAATCAGAGGGCTATAAGAACTATGGAAAACAAACTAGAAGGC GCCTTGACCCGATTCAACGAACAGTTGACAAAGAACAGCCACCTCAGAGAGGAGCTGCAGACCCTTCACATTGAGCGAGTGCGATTCCAGCGGCTTCACGACAGGCTGGTCCAG GAGATCCAAGAGGTCCGAAAGACAATTGGGGAAGCAATCACTGTGTCTACTGCAGCCCACGATGCAAG GGTGGAGGCTCAGTCCAAGTTGGCGATGATGAGAGAGAAAGCTGACAAGGAGGTTTCCCACTATAACACTGAAATGAGGGAACTTGAAAGGGTTATTTCCCACGAGTGTGGTCTCAAAGACTTCATCACCACCAAATACAGTGAGAAAAGCCAGGATGATGAGCAGGAGGAGGCAGGGCCTGGACAAC TGTCAGGTGTAAGGGATCAGCGGATGACAGACCCTGCTGAGGAGTCTCAGGATGATTTGGAGGCCTTTTTTGAGAGGATTCGGTCTGTGACAGGAGAGGACGACCTGGACTTGCTGGTCACGAGGTTCATCCAGG CTGAAGACCGTAACTTTGCCCTCTTCAATTTTGTAAATGAGCAAAACAATGAGGCCGAGGTGCTTCAGGACCAAATCAGCCAG ATCCAAGAGGAGATGGAGCGCTTTCGCCAGAGAGGTTTGCAACAGGAGGAGGATCATCATGCTTTGCTGAGAGACATCGATGTTCAACAGAAGGAAGCCCAAGTGCAAGCTCAGGACTATGAAAACAGAGCTGATATCTTAAACAAAAATTTGAAGGAGATTAAAACAG GAGTGAGCAACATCTTCTCTAAAGTGGCACCCGACATCTCGGCGATGGAGGATTCCATTAGTGATAACAACATGATGTCCTACTTGGGTGTAGTGGAGCAAAAGACCAACGAGCTCCTCACCATACACGCCTTCCTCGATAACAAG GATGTTGGAAAGGAGTACAACCCATCCGATCTCCCTAAGTTCCTTTTTGGCCAAACCCCTGAGATGCTCCAGGCGAACCTCCAACCTACAGTCCAgag TGTGGAATATGACGTGGACAACCCGCCTGTCACGGATGAGGAAGAGCGTCCACTCTCACAGGGGGAACTCCGCAGAAGAATACTGGAAGGG GTTGTGCAAAGGGAGAATCACATGACGACCAAAAGCTCCAAAACGAGCCCACGTGTTGTGGCGGACACCCACTGA